The Ananas comosus cultivar F153 linkage group 24, ASM154086v1, whole genome shotgun sequence DNA window aaaaaaaattaaggttgGAATTTGGAAACTTTGGCCTAAAGATACGATTTGCGTCTACGATGATCGATGAATATAATGTAGTGTTTCACATCATGCTTTTCTATAATAACCAAGTTTAGTTGGGATACGATATTATAGCTTATTCGGACTTTACCTCCAATACTACAGCACTTAAGGCAACCCACTTGGCAATTTTCCAGTTATCTTTTAAGAAAGTGTACATCATCTCAAAGTCTCCAGTTTTATCGGCAGGAATTGCCTGCATGGAAAGGAAACCATTGTTCATGGGCTGACAGGAGTTGAAAATGAGGGGAAAAAATAGATTTGAAGAAACTGACTTCTCTCCAGCTGTGATAGAAGAAAATTACAGCTGCTGCTGCAAGCTCTACTAGTATCATCAGGATGATCAAGAAAGAGTACTATTCTTGAGTTAAAGAAGCCATAATGCAGCTAAGTGCTTTTGCAATATTAATCAACATTTATAAGTAGGGAAGCTGCAAGAgaagaatcaaaaaataaataatatgggatttttgttcttttcataggattgaaaaatatatgaagAACCTTTTTTAACATGGAAACAAATTATAAACTGCCTTTTGATCCTAAATCAACGCTTCTATAAAAACCTTATCAAGTGAACAGGGTACAATTTTCAGGATGACAGAAAAATTTATACAGCTTTTTCCACTAGAAATTTATCTCTAGAAAACATACTACAGATAAGTGTTTGACACTGCAGTATTTTGTCTTAATGCCAGCATTTGATAGATCACTAAATCAAATAAGAAAGTTTGCACTTTgaaataattatacatattctTCGGTCATCGAAATATCACCTTATGATTGCAGAATCTAGCGACCCAAATAAGAAACTAACTAATGAAAAGTTCTAGAGACCATAGAGCATCGGAGTTCCGCCAATAAACGTGATATGACTAAACTAAAAGCAGATAGAAAATAAAGTTCTGTTCATGTAAAGTAGATTCAAAGAAAGGATACAAAAGAAAGGCAGCATCTGTTTCTAGTTGTTGCTCCAAGACAGCCAAAGCAAGATATAATGAAGAGTATAACTCCAATGCCGATGAATAAGTAAATGAACCTGCAAGATACAAGAAGCTATGATGAAACAGTTGAATCAAACCCTTATCTTTCAATGCAGCGAAAAGTTCATgacaagtataaaattttaagcaTCTATTACTTGAATTTGAACAAGGTGGTTAACATACTTTTTCAAGACTATCTGATGGCAGATTATTAACAAACTACCACAAACAATTGATGGAATTAGTGAAAAGAAAGAGTCTACTTGTCCTGTCTTAGACATTTTTGGTAAACAAACACGCATGCCGGGTCACTGCGACCCCCTCTGTGAGGAGGCACCCCTTCTCCCGAAGCTACGGGACTATTTTTCCAAGTTCCTTTGAGAGAGTCCCCTCGCGCCTCCTAGGTATTCTCTGCCTTATCCACCATACTGCTAAAGCATCACTTTTAACATCCTTGGCTCAACTAAACCCAACATGCAACAACCTATGAAACATTACAGCACCTCACAGTAACATTCATTTCTCTCCattctttttgagtttttccTTCCTGTGATTGcccaatatattaatattaacatGTAAAATGGaactaagatacaaaataaataaacaaactatTGCAGTTCTACAATTATGaagaagattttttttcaaaatcttaaACTACCAAAGAGCagtgttttaatatttatattcaacgcACCTCTATAGGCTCAAAACGTGTGCTTGAATTAATTGAGAGGAAATTATATAAAGGACTCGAACTATGATaccataataaattatataaaacatgCATTCATCTCTAAAAatggtgtttttaatatttatattcgaaaaaaactttaattttggatACAAAAACAAAACCTTAATCTAGTAAAGAGATCAGATAACGCATACCAAGCTCTCGGGAGCCGATCGACGAAACTCGCAGACGCAGAAACAGTGAGAAACATGGGCCTTCCAAACTCCAGCATCTCCAATTCATCACCACCCCCAAAATCGACCCTACTCCACTCCACAAGCAAGTAAACCCCATAACCCACCATTCCCACCCCAGCGACCATGAGTACGAAGTTGAGAAGCTTCAAAAGACACCTCCAAAAACCCTCGCACGCCATGGCtactcttcctcctccttctcctcctcctcctcctcctacctCCGAAACCACCTCTTCGATCAAAACTAGGGCATTCCCGAAGTCGATGATGATAAAATTGCTCGGTTTTTGGGGTTTGGATcggaaaaaaatgagaaaaattcgTAGAAAATTAGAGCGaaattaaaagagagagagagagagagagagagagagagagaggggattgCGATTTGGAGCTcacatggagagagagagggttcgtTCGATCCGAGATTGCTTTTATACGCTcgaagcttctctctctctctccgcgcgcgcgctctttctctctctagagtcttttttttttcgcttctctctctctagacgaGGATTTCATTCGTGCACCGGGTGTATCCGTGCGTCTTATGCACCGCACTGaacatttttgcaaattaataaaataagaattaaaatgtataaaatttttaattttactatcacctactttgatttgactatctgaattacaaaaattttggttttactatctaatattttaatttatttaatttgagttaattaGTGATTGTGTAATAATTATCTTTAcgaatttagttaatatattttatacaattgttgtaaatataattctattaaaataagtaataattttaaattttttattggatgagtcatcaaattattcaaataaaaaaaaaaaaaattgattattaGGATCAAACTTTTGAAAAGTCTTATAGTCAATTTAAAATGGTTCATAGGTCAAATAATTTATATACGtctttattctaattttatatttaaattttgtcgaacaatttttattattctttcatACTAAATAGAAACTTTCAATTAAttgtaaaatatagaaaattatatatacaaatatatattcacttttattctttgacttttaaaaatctatattttacccctCGAAATTTGAAGTTGATGTAATtagtcccccccccccccccgttAAGGTTTCGTTACTATATCgcctatttcttataattaatactaaaaaatatttttaaaaataataaaaatatattaaaaatattattaattttcttatagtACGAGTAATGCAATTCCTTTAAATTGCCCTTTCCATTAACCAAATaatcttctgaaaatattttttaaattttaaaatgacaaaatatggactttttaaaagtcagaaagtaaaaatgaaaaaactgTTGTATAGGGAGGTTTTTAGattttagccaaattttttttttattcggcttattatatatttttagtgaTGGGGTGCATGAGATGTATCTATGCACCAGGTGCAGGAGAATGTGTCGCCTTTCCCGGTTCTCAGAGCGAAGGAGGGTCCACCACGTGGCAGAACGGAAGGTGGGGAGCAGGAGATGAACGGTGGAGAATGGCCGGCGAATAACGACAAGAGAATAATACGTAAAAGCCGCGACGAAAACTGGTACCTTACACCTGACTTAAAGTCGGCAGTGTTCGGCAACTCGTTGCCGAATTGATGTGTTTTTAAGTGTGAAATGTGAATAGTGAATAGTTTGACTACTTTGAGTATGGAGTTTGACTATTTTAATCAGGGTttgattttttgctttttaattaAGCTTAAACTACAATAGTTgtctttgtaaatttttaattattattaatataaaggTGGGAGTGGTCCATATGTCCTGCCCTATTTTCTCGCAAATTGAAGCGGATTCAAATTGATTTTTATCGCATGCAGTTTACtataaatataacaaattagaaatatacccatgtaaagtttaatttttaactcttatttatgtaaaaatatagtgatatttatatttatccctctagtttgttactgttagaaaattatttattttttttacagtggCAATTTTATCATTCGTAAATATATTCCTTTAAAAACTCCAACTGCTATAGTCGTACAAAAATATCTCCCTAAAAAAGTTTCAATAGTCATCGTCTTTCTTTATCTCCTTCCTCGTTAAAAGCTAACTCTACTCACCAACTCTATTCACTGTTATTATAATCTCTTTTCTCactcatttttttctaaatatttttttaaaaaaaatgaaaaaaaattatagaaaaaattgaCTGAAAATGCAACACCCATTCCACATGAGCGAGGCAATACATATCGTGGATGTAATGGAAACAAAGAAATTCTAGTTATGAATTCGCAGCTAGcatgaaaaagaaaatggaaagaggaagagaaagaaaatttttcattGCTGAtcgaaaagaagaagatataatataaaagggataaaaataCCAATTTACTTCTTTGactaatcaaaattaaatattttatctatggttacttaaatttttctaacggatcctaacagtagaaacatatttaaaaatattaaaaaattttacaaaaataatataaaaaatttcagctttgtagaaatatatttgttattcgcgATGTTTACATAGCGATGtagcaattatttttttacagttaAACGTAGGAgtccaaaatccaaaatttatttttaatgaggATATGATTTTTAATGAACTAAGATACTCTTTTTAAGTGTGATATTCCATCACTCGGATAAGACGCATTAATATTCCTAAGAAAAACCGAATGTGGAAATGACATAATTCTAAATATTCTAAAATACAAAGTAAACCAAAGTAACACCAAAAAAGGTAAAAGCAATAATAGAAGCAATGATAGATTTGAGAGCAGTTTAAACTTTCAGAttccaaaatatattatatcatgGTTTATAACTCATGTATGTTAAAGATGTCCAGGTTACAATCTCACTGCTTCATAAGATGTTTAATTCTGAAGCAGATTCCGATCTAAGTTAAAAGCTTTTGCTGTAGCAAAGAAGTCTCAAAAATTCTTCTGCATAATAAaagtagaaattttaatttgaaacttttgtatctgctaaacagaaaaaaaaaaaaaatttgtttttaggGGGGGAAAAGAAGGAACTGTTAGTGCTCTTCGAACGGTTC harbors:
- the LOC109728713 gene encoding tobamovirus multiplication protein 2A-like — encoded protein: MACEGFWRCLLKLLNFVLMVAGVGMVGYGVYLLVEWSRVDFGGGDELEMLEFGRPMFLTVSASASFVDRLPRAWFIYLFIGIGVILFIISCFGCLGATTRNRCCLSFYSFLIILMILVELAAAAVIFFYHSWREAIPADKTGDFEMMYTFLKDNWKIAKWVALSAVVLEALMFLLALIVRMVNGHADYDSDDEYIAPRLGTQKPLINRINIPSSGEPTLNNRPVRNDTWSQRMRKKYGHDTLEFTYNPTDPSRFQQATIAPANDRGRCAIL